One window of Desulfarculus baarsii DSM 2075 genomic DNA carries:
- a CDS encoding phage tail protein, translating into MSEPMAELMTALARLLPPSIAQDQTMAAVATVAGAEEERLRALTDRALIWARLDELPDAVLEHLGWGLHIDGWEHAATRELKIWLIRHFYDWHAHKGTAHGLALYWRVLLGRAMLGASPPGKSIWGVNISAQERAAREAPHPEIRVYPFRHGGVNRQSFFWGQTLGGPGEGCFLATGEAILRIGDMVELFDPLTGQAQALNVLAVSGEQAWRAASQRVEARLPATAAGLCWGEAMEGQWVDHGANGRLFTLDLERPYQDEIERRQTLSITPGPRPMRTNYEAVAEAGQAGAETCWGNRWTDAYQGVGGGNNFWGADIYFAPSEPHLRLYKRLKLFEPGRARALTRADAVYWGAFRVGSAPAHHADVAVDCQGQARPRAWFWGDAHWGQDLWDVSDAAVRIAQVRGVGRLAARLSDKVELVVTNRRIVRASAGLLAGSVVAGEYRLEVI; encoded by the coding sequence ATGAGTGAGCCCATGGCCGAGCTGATGACCGCCCTGGCCCGGCTGCTGCCGCCGTCCATCGCCCAAGACCAGACCATGGCCGCCGTGGCCACCGTGGCCGGGGCCGAGGAAGAGCGCCTGCGGGCCCTGACCGACCGCGCCTTGATCTGGGCCCGGCTGGACGAGCTGCCCGACGCGGTGCTGGAACACCTTGGCTGGGGCCTGCACATCGACGGCTGGGAGCACGCCGCCACCCGCGAACTAAAAATCTGGCTGATCCGCCATTTTTACGACTGGCACGCCCACAAGGGCACGGCCCACGGCCTGGCCCTGTATTGGCGGGTGCTGCTGGGCCGCGCCATGCTGGGGGCCAGCCCACCGGGCAAATCCATCTGGGGCGTGAACATCTCCGCCCAGGAGCGCGCCGCCCGCGAGGCCCCGCACCCGGAGATCCGCGTCTATCCCTTCCGCCACGGCGGCGTCAATCGGCAATCGTTTTTTTGGGGCCAGACGCTGGGCGGCCCGGGCGAGGGCTGTTTTCTCGCCACGGGCGAGGCCATCCTGCGCATCGGCGACATGGTGGAGCTTTTCGACCCGCTGACGGGCCAGGCCCAGGCCCTGAACGTGCTGGCCGTCAGCGGCGAGCAGGCCTGGCGCGCCGCCAGCCAGCGGGTGGAGGCGAGGCTGCCCGCCACGGCGGCGGGCCTCTGCTGGGGCGAGGCGATGGAGGGCCAGTGGGTCGACCACGGCGCGAACGGCCGGCTGTTCACCCTGGACCTGGAGCGGCCCTACCAGGACGAGATCGAGCGGCGGCAAACCCTGTCGATCACCCCCGGCCCACGGCCCATGCGCACCAACTACGAGGCCGTGGCCGAGGCGGGCCAGGCCGGGGCCGAGACCTGCTGGGGCAATCGCTGGACCGACGCCTATCAAGGCGTGGGCGGCGGCAACAATTTCTGGGGGGCCGACATTTATTTCGCGCCCTCCGAGCCCCATCTCCGCCTCTACAAGCGCCTGAAGCTCTTCGAGCCCGGCCGGGCCAGGGCCTTGACGCGGGCCGACGCGGTTTACTGGGGCGCGTTCCGCGTGGGGTCCGCGCCCGCCCACCACGCCGACGTGGCCGTGGACTGCCAGGGCCAAGCCCGGCCCCGGGCCTGGTTCTGGGGCGACGCCCATTGGGGCCAGGACCTGTGGGACGTCTCCGACGCCGCCGTCCGCATCGCCCAGGTGCGGGGCGTGGGCCGCCTGGCCGCCCGGCTGTCGGACAAGGTCGAACTCGTCGTCACCAACCGCCGGATCGTCCGGGCCAGCGCGGGGCTGCTCGCCGGGTCGGTCGTCGCCGGCGAATACCGTCTGGAGGTCATCTGA
- a CDS encoding baseplate assembly protein, with protein sequence MTLVLENLPPVSFCPTETAAVEAALIADFEAITGRSLYPGDPQRLFVEAVAYLIGQQRFLIDYAGKMNLISHAEGAYLDHLAALLNTSRLGGQAATTTLRYSLARPLDFDVVIPAGSRASHDGALLWATTAEATIAAGALDADAPAQCQTAGAQGSGLAPGQINRFFDRVTYVSSVANTTTTMGGGDGEGDARLRARVQLAPERLSACGPAGAYRYWALSASPLIADVAVWSPAPGQVNLAPWCAGGVAPSAELLALVHAAVSDQARRPLTDLVQVLAPEVVEFQVAGRYWLRASHGARAGQVQAAVATAVVDYLAWQRAKLGRDISPDELINRVRAIGGVQRVELAAPVYRALDPWQAALGRADGGLAYGGLADE encoded by the coding sequence ATGACGCTGGTGCTGGAAAACCTGCCGCCGGTCAGCTTCTGCCCCACCGAAACGGCGGCGGTGGAGGCGGCCTTGATCGCCGATTTCGAGGCGATCACCGGCCGCTCGCTCTATCCCGGCGATCCCCAGCGGCTGTTTGTCGAGGCCGTGGCCTACCTAATCGGGCAGCAGCGGTTTTTGATCGATTACGCCGGCAAGATGAACCTGATCAGCCACGCCGAGGGGGCCTATCTGGACCACCTGGCCGCTCTGCTGAACACCAGCCGCCTGGGCGGCCAGGCCGCCACGACCACCTTGCGCTACAGCCTGGCCCGGCCCCTGGACTTTGACGTGGTCATCCCGGCCGGCAGCCGGGCCAGCCACGACGGCGCGCTTTTGTGGGCGACCACGGCCGAGGCCACGATCGCCGCCGGCGCGCTTGACGCCGACGCCCCGGCCCAGTGCCAGACCGCCGGCGCGCAAGGCAGCGGCCTGGCCCCTGGCCAGATCAACCGCTTTTTCGACCGCGTCACTTACGTTTCCAGTGTGGCCAACACCACCACGACCATGGGCGGCGGCGATGGCGAGGGCGACGCGCGCCTGCGGGCGCGGGTCCAACTGGCCCCGGAGCGCCTGAGCGCCTGCGGGCCGGCCGGGGCCTATCGCTACTGGGCCCTGAGCGCCAGCCCCCTGATCGCCGATGTGGCCGTGTGGAGCCCGGCCCCCGGCCAGGTCAACCTGGCCCCGTGGTGCGCCGGCGGCGTGGCCCCTTCGGCCGAGCTGCTGGCCCTGGTCCACGCGGCCGTCAGCGACCAGGCCCGCCGGCCGCTGACCGACCTGGTGCAGGTGCTGGCCCCGGAGGTGGTCGAGTTTCAGGTGGCCGGACGCTATTGGCTGCGGGCCAGCCACGGGGCCAGGGCCGGCCAGGTTCAGGCGGCGGTGGCCACGGCGGTGGTCGACTATCTGGCCTGGCAACGGGCCAAGCTGGGCCGCGACATCAGCCCGGACGAACTGATCAACCGGGTGCGGGCCATCGGCGGCGTGCAGCGGGTGGAGCTGGCGGCCCCCGTTTACCGGGCCCTGGACCCCTGGCAGGCGGCGCTGGGCCGGGCCGACGGCGGCCTGGCGTATGGCGGCCTGGCCGATGAGTGA
- a CDS encoding GPW/gp25 family protein, with the protein MARLLVQGQAAAVDFAPNDLAAEVSQNVRMIMATPKGSVPLDRDFGLDFSLLDQPLPRARALLAAEIVRQVARYEPRARVARVDWAESELEAMDGGLRPIVVIDLLEDR; encoded by the coding sequence ATGGCCCGGCTTTTGGTGCAAGGCCAGGCGGCGGCCGTGGATTTCGCGCCCAACGATCTGGCCGCCGAGGTGAGCCAGAACGTGCGCATGATTATGGCCACGCCCAAGGGCAGCGTGCCCCTGGACCGCGACTTTGGCCTGGATTTTTCCTTGCTCGACCAGCCCCTGCCCCGGGCGCGGGCGCTTTTGGCCGCCGAGATCGTGCGCCAGGTGGCCAGGTATGAGCCACGGGCCAGGGTGGCGCGGGTGGACTGGGCCGAAAGCGAACTGGAGGCCATGGACGGCGGCTTGCGGCCGATCGTGGTCATCGACCTGCTGGAGGACCGATGA
- a CDS encoding phage tail protein: protein MTSGRIGSFGPVVFEASLGYVKTFERLSERRRARFATHDVLSGDQKLQFITLELAEADLEMTFHHAFCTPDDELEALRGVLAGHQAHELVIGGKNFGQFVLEELSQVIDQADNHGRTRLAQASLRLREYR, encoded by the coding sequence ATGACTAGCGGGCGGATCGGCAGTTTCGGGCCGGTGGTCTTCGAGGCCTCGCTGGGCTACGTCAAGACCTTCGAGCGCCTCAGCGAGCGCCGCCGGGCCCGTTTCGCCACCCACGATGTCTTGAGCGGCGATCAGAAGCTGCAATTCATCACCCTGGAGCTGGCCGAGGCCGACCTGGAGATGACCTTTCACCACGCCTTTTGCACGCCCGATGACGAACTGGAGGCCCTGCGCGGCGTGCTGGCCGGCCACCAGGCCCACGAGTTGGTCATCGGCGGCAAGAATTTCGGCCAGTTCGTTTTGGAGGAACTCAGTCAGGTGATCGACCAGGCCGACAACCACGGCCGGACGCGCCTGGCCCAGGCCAGTCTGCGTCTGCGGGAGTATCGCTGA
- a CDS encoding phage baseplate assembly protein V, whose protein sequence is MAGPFEEIGRRLTALESALRQLVRVGFVVEQIPAEGKVRVEFRDADMIETFKFGVLTPQTRCNKDWWLPDLGEQVLCLCLPYGLERGFIVGSFFSQADPPPLTDPDKRHLRFLDGGWLEYDRATGEAQVHAPRTIRLAAGEAVIIDAPILKCPIPAPNLGQPELRPVEPSPIPAPEEWPHD, encoded by the coding sequence ATGGCGGGCCCATTCGAAGAGATCGGCCGCCGCCTGACGGCCCTGGAAAGCGCCCTGCGCCAACTGGTGCGGGTGGGCTTCGTGGTGGAGCAGATCCCGGCCGAGGGCAAGGTCCGCGTGGAGTTCCGCGACGCGGACATGATCGAGACGTTCAAGTTCGGCGTGCTGACGCCCCAGACCCGCTGCAACAAGGACTGGTGGCTGCCCGACTTGGGCGAGCAGGTCTTGTGCCTGTGCCTGCCCTACGGCCTGGAGCGGGGGTTCATCGTGGGCAGTTTTTTCAGCCAGGCCGACCCGCCGCCGCTGACCGACCCGGACAAGCGCCATCTGCGCTTTCTCGACGGCGGCTGGCTGGAGTACGACCGGGCCACGGGCGAGGCCCAGGTCCACGCGCCGCGCACCATTCGCCTGGCCGCCGGCGAGGCGGTGATCATCGACGCGCCGATCCTGAAGTGCCCCATCCCCGCGCCCAACCTGGGCCAGCCGGAACTGAGGCCCGTGGAGCCATCGCCCATCCCCGCGCCCGAGGAGTGGCCCCATGACTAG
- a CDS encoding phage late control D family protein, producing the protein MAATLEPRRARLELIYRGVDIAEHCESAEYVDFAEGQVDELRCTLEDRELRWQGPWFPGKGEEVRAYIRCFDWDGPGDAPRLDCGLMEIGEVTLSGPPDMVEITAASARVKSTARVQKKTKAWEDKALSHIAAHVAEKCGLGLHWEGLDHHFERVDQREESDLGFLTRLAREHGNSVKTAHEKLIVYAGHKYDQRGPHATLTRGHSDIIGYRFATTSHDLYKGAVVSYWRPELKEHIVGEFWPDPAPASQDVLRVNQPVKDAAEAAKLAQTSLRRKNKVEVTAEITLKGAPFRRATEVVRMSGFGRFDGRYFVAEARHGLSGGGVYQTTLSLRQVIAY; encoded by the coding sequence ATGGCAGCAACGCTAGAGCCCCGCCGCGCCCGGCTGGAGCTGATCTACCGGGGCGTGGACATCGCCGAACACTGCGAAAGCGCCGAGTACGTCGACTTTGCCGAGGGCCAGGTGGACGAACTGCGCTGCACCCTGGAAGACCGCGAGTTGCGCTGGCAAGGGCCGTGGTTTCCCGGCAAGGGCGAGGAAGTGCGCGCCTATATCAGGTGTTTCGACTGGGACGGCCCCGGCGACGCCCCGCGCCTGGACTGCGGGCTGATGGAGATCGGCGAGGTGACCCTCAGCGGCCCGCCGGACATGGTCGAGATCACGGCGGCCAGCGCCAGGGTGAAATCCACCGCCCGCGTGCAGAAGAAAACCAAGGCCTGGGAAGACAAGGCGCTTTCGCACATTGCCGCCCACGTGGCCGAAAAGTGCGGCCTGGGCCTGCACTGGGAAGGCCTGGACCATCATTTCGAGCGGGTGGATCAACGCGAGGAGTCGGACCTGGGCTTTCTCACCCGCCTGGCCCGCGAACACGGCAACAGCGTCAAGACGGCCCATGAAAAGCTGATCGTCTACGCCGGGCACAAGTACGACCAGCGCGGGCCCCACGCCACCCTGACCCGTGGCCACAGCGACATCATCGGCTATCGCTTCGCCACCACCAGCCACGATCTCTACAAGGGCGCGGTGGTCAGCTATTGGCGCCCGGAACTCAAGGAGCACATCGTCGGCGAATTTTGGCCCGATCCGGCCCCGGCCAGCCAGGACGTGCTGCGCGTCAACCAGCCGGTGAAAGACGCCGCCGAGGCGGCCAAGCTGGCCCAGACCAGCCTGCGCCGCAAGAACAAGGTGGAGGTCACCGCCGAGATCACGCTGAAGGGCGCGCCCTTTCGCCGGGCCACCGAGGTGGTGCGGATGAGCGGCTTTGGCCGCTTTGACGGCCGTTATTTCGTGGCCGAGGCCCGGCACGGGCTCTCCGGCGGCGGCGTTTATCAGACAACCCTCTCGCTGCGGCAGGTGATCGCGTACTGA
- a CDS encoding tail protein X produces MSARRHITSQGQTWDQIAHAIWGREDMTHHLLAANPSHRRTVIFAAGVELIVPALTPPASEEPPPWQQR; encoded by the coding sequence ATGTCGGCGCGTAGGCACATCACCAGCCAGGGCCAGACCTGGGATCAGATCGCCCACGCCATCTGGGGCCGCGAGGACATGACCCACCACCTGCTGGCCGCCAACCCGTCCCACCGCCGCACGGTGATTTTCGCCGCCGGCGTGGAGCTGATAGTCCCGGCGCTGACGCCGCCGGCCAGTGAGGAGCCGCCGCCATGGCAGCAACGCTAG
- a CDS encoding phage tail tape measure protein, translating into MDKTLLFRFALHGQAQAAAAFGGLAQEAQRLRGQVEQADRAAGRVGGQQRLRAMLGGLRLSAAGAGQAALTAGRDFAASARQLGQNAIAATRAAKATRQLAREQAAAANQAQRLSQKERALQQVQAARAQRQAAMGGLGGVAGGLLGGVAAGAAVAAPVVKAIGFESAMADVKKVMDFSAPDGLEKLGQDLLRLSAVKIPLSGEQLAAIAAAGGQLGVKEKDILAFVQTTSKMAVAWDMSAEAAGEASAKLSNVWDIPIERVEALGDAINHLSDNTAAKAPEMINVLTRVGGMGKQFGLSAVQTAALGNAFLALGRPPEVAATGINTLLNKLQTADKQGEKFQQGLAAIGLDAQGLKDAIQNDAQGALLGFLEAVEGLDPSERAMVLMDMFGLEYADDLAILVGGLDKYKQALKLTGKQADYLGSMTREVENRSATTANQLQLLGNKLSRLAINAGTVLLPVIGALVGAAGWVLDLLADFQEAFPIVSGAISGVVVGGLALVTAWKLGAAVGGYLVGGVKEMVATLRLLRSSQLAARLATRLQTLALARQKAVSMALAAKQWLIVAVSKAWAVAQGLVNAAMWANPITWVVAGVVALAAGAYLLIKYWDQVAEFFGWLWGWIKAGAAAVWDWLKATALAPVEGIKSAWSTVSGFFGGLWRGLEAGASAAWGLVKATVLAPVEWIKSAWSTVSGFFGGLWRGLETGASAAWGMVKATALAPVEGIKSAWSAVSGFFGGLWRGLETGASAAWGLVKATVLAPIDWIKSAWSTVSGFFGGLWDGVKAGAAVATAGIRAAFASALDWLRGTSLYQAGAKLIGTFVEGIKASVGQPIEAVKALLAQVRQYLPFSDAKRGPLSTLTLSGQAFAGTFAAGIGQGAGQLIQAVAGLAQSAWSGLQGAAGAAAEFLGLGGPSGGLAKAQGELNAARGQAQGPAAAAPAQITIHQTINASGADKAGLKTALDQANAELTRLIERTVNEMWARNQRTSMGNVGA; encoded by the coding sequence TTGGACAAGACCCTGCTCTTCAGATTCGCCCTGCATGGCCAGGCTCAGGCGGCGGCGGCCTTTGGCGGATTGGCCCAGGAGGCCCAGCGTCTGCGGGGGCAGGTGGAGCAGGCCGACCGGGCGGCCGGCCGGGTGGGTGGTCAGCAGCGGCTGCGGGCCATGCTGGGCGGGCTGCGGCTGTCGGCGGCGGGCGCGGGCCAAGCGGCGCTCACGGCCGGGCGGGATTTTGCCGCCAGCGCCAGGCAACTGGGCCAAAACGCCATCGCGGCGACGCGGGCGGCCAAGGCCACGCGGCAGTTGGCCCGGGAGCAGGCGGCCGCCGCCAACCAGGCCCAGCGCCTGAGCCAAAAAGAGCGGGCGCTCCAGCAAGTCCAGGCGGCCAGGGCCCAGCGCCAGGCGGCCATGGGCGGCCTTGGCGGCGTGGCCGGCGGGCTGCTGGGCGGCGTGGCGGCCGGGGCGGCGGTGGCCGCGCCGGTGGTCAAGGCCATCGGCTTTGAATCGGCCATGGCCGACGTCAAGAAGGTGATGGACTTCAGCGCCCCGGACGGCCTGGAAAAGCTGGGCCAGGATCTGCTGCGCCTGAGCGCCGTCAAGATTCCCCTCAGCGGCGAGCAACTGGCGGCCATCGCGGCGGCCGGCGGCCAACTGGGCGTCAAGGAGAAAGACATCCTGGCCTTTGTCCAGACGACCTCCAAGATGGCCGTGGCCTGGGACATGAGCGCCGAGGCGGCCGGCGAGGCCTCGGCCAAGCTCAGCAACGTCTGGGATATCCCCATCGAGCGGGTGGAGGCCCTGGGCGACGCCATCAACCACCTCAGCGACAACACCGCCGCCAAGGCCCCGGAGATGATCAATGTCTTGACCCGGGTGGGCGGCATGGGCAAGCAGTTCGGCCTGAGCGCGGTGCAGACGGCGGCCCTGGGCAACGCCTTTCTGGCCCTGGGCCGGCCGCCCGAGGTGGCGGCCACGGGCATCAACACCTTGCTGAACAAGCTGCAGACGGCCGACAAACAGGGTGAAAAATTCCAGCAAGGCCTGGCGGCCATCGGCCTGGACGCCCAGGGCCTCAAGGACGCCATCCAAAATGACGCCCAGGGCGCGCTGCTGGGCTTTCTCGAGGCCGTGGAGGGGCTGGACCCCTCCGAGCGGGCCATGGTGCTCATGGACATGTTCGGGCTGGAGTACGCCGACGACCTGGCCATCCTGGTCGGCGGCCTGGACAAATACAAACAGGCCCTGAAGCTCACGGGCAAGCAGGCCGACTACCTGGGTTCGATGACCAGGGAGGTTGAAAACCGCTCGGCCACCACGGCCAACCAACTGCAGCTTTTGGGCAACAAGCTCAGCCGCCTGGCCATCAACGCCGGCACGGTGCTGCTGCCGGTGATCGGCGCGCTGGTGGGCGCGGCCGGCTGGGTGCTGGACCTGCTGGCCGATTTCCAGGAGGCGTTCCCCATTGTCAGCGGGGCGATCAGCGGGGTGGTGGTGGGCGGCCTGGCCCTGGTCACGGCCTGGAAGCTGGGCGCGGCGGTGGGCGGCTATCTGGTGGGCGGCGTCAAGGAGATGGTCGCCACGCTACGCCTGTTGCGGTCCTCGCAGCTGGCGGCCAGGCTGGCCACCCGGTTGCAGACCCTGGCCCTGGCCCGGCAGAAGGCGGTGAGCATGGCCCTGGCGGCCAAGCAGTGGTTGATCGTCGCCGTCAGCAAGGCCTGGGCCGTGGCCCAGGGGCTGGTCAACGCGGCCATGTGGGCCAACCCCATCACCTGGGTGGTGGCCGGCGTGGTCGCCCTGGCCGCCGGGGCCTACCTGCTGATCAAATACTGGGACCAGGTGGCTGAATTTTTTGGTTGGCTGTGGGGCTGGATCAAGGCCGGCGCGGCGGCGGTTTGGGATTGGCTGAAGGCCACGGCCCTGGCCCCCGTCGAGGGGATCAAGAGCGCCTGGTCGACGGTCTCGGGCTTTTTCGGCGGCTTGTGGCGCGGCCTGGAGGCCGGGGCCAGCGCGGCGTGGGGCCTGGTCAAGGCCACGGTCCTGGCCCCCGTCGAGTGGATCAAAAGCGCCTGGTCGACGGTCTCCGGCTTTTTCGGCGGCTTGTGGCGCGGCCTGGAAACCGGGGCCAGCGCGGCGTGGGGCATGGTCAAGGCCACGGCCCTGGCCCCCGTCGAGGGGATCAAAAGCGCCTGGTCGGCGGTCTCGGGCTTTTTCGGCGGCTTGTGGCGCGGCCTGGAGACCGGGGCCAGCGCGGCGTGGGGCCTGGTCAAGGCCACGGTCCTGGCCCCCATCGACTGGATCAAGAGCGCCTGGTCGACGGTCTCGGGCTTTTTCGGCGGGCTGTGGGATGGCGTCAAGGCCGGCGCGGCGGTGGCCACGGCGGGAATCCGGGCGGCCTTCGCCTCGGCCCTGGACTGGCTGCGGGGCACGTCTTTGTACCAGGCCGGGGCCAAGCTGATCGGCACCTTCGTGGAGGGGATCAAGGCCTCGGTGGGCCAACCCATCGAGGCGGTCAAGGCGCTGCTGGCCCAGGTGCGCCAGTATCTGCCCTTCAGCGACGCCAAGCGCGGGCCGCTTTCCACGCTGACTTTGTCGGGCCAAGCCTTCGCCGGAACCTTTGCCGCCGGCATCGGCCAGGGCGCGGGCCAGTTGATCCAGGCCGTGGCCGGCCTGGCCCAGAGCGCCTGGAGTGGTCTGCAAGGCGCGGCCGGCGCGGCGGCCGAATTCTTGGGCCTGGGCGGGCCAAGCGGCGGCCTGGCCAAGGCCCAGGGCGAGCTGAACGCGGCGCGGGGCCAGGCCCAGGGGCCGGCCGCCGCCGCGCCGGCCCAGATCACCATCCACCAGACCATCAACGCCAGCGGCGCGGACAAGGCCGGCCTGAAAACCGCCCTGGACCAGGCCAACGCCGAGTTGACCCGGCTGATCGAACGAACCGTCAACGAGATGTGGGCGCGCAACCAGCGCACGAGCATGGGCAATGTCGGCGCGTAG
- a CDS encoding phage tail assembly protein: protein MSKIKLSKAINWDGKEHSELTLELEALTGADLVAAEREFGARNPGFVGVPSLQVGYQAGVAAKALKRPVEDVLRLSAKDFLRCVEAVGGFLNA from the coding sequence ATGAGCAAGATCAAGCTGAGCAAGGCGATCAACTGGGACGGCAAGGAGCATTCGGAGCTGACCCTGGAGCTGGAGGCCCTGACCGGGGCGGATTTGGTGGCGGCGGAGCGGGAGTTCGGCGCGCGCAACCCCGGTTTCGTGGGCGTGCCCAGCCTGCAGGTGGGCTATCAGGCCGGCGTGGCGGCCAAGGCGTTGAAGCGGCCGGTGGAGGATGTGCTGCGGCTGTCGGCCAAGGATTTTCTGCGCTGCGTGGAGGCGGTGGGCGGTTTTTTGAACGCCTAG
- a CDS encoding phage major tail tube protein, translating to MNKIPQTLIGFAVYGDSDEMIGVADVELPDLEATTVEIKGAGIAGAADMPIMGHYGGMGLTINWRAITGNHIALSAPKAHDLTIRGSIQHYDAGTGEHATAPLKVVVKAAPKKTGLGKLDTGEQMDASAEFEVLYIKITLDDDEVLEIDKFNYICKIGDTDYLESVRADLGK from the coding sequence GTGAACAAAATTCCCCAGACGCTGATCGGCTTTGCCGTCTACGGCGACAGCGACGAGATGATCGGCGTGGCCGACGTGGAGCTGCCCGACCTGGAGGCGACCACGGTGGAGATCAAGGGCGCGGGCATCGCCGGGGCGGCCGACATGCCGATCATGGGCCACTACGGCGGCATGGGCCTGACCATCAACTGGCGGGCCATCACCGGCAATCACATCGCCCTGAGCGCGCCCAAGGCCCACGACCTGACCATCCGGGGCAGCATCCAGCACTACGACGCCGGCACGGGCGAGCACGCCACGGCCCCGTTGAAGGTGGTGGTCAAGGCCGCGCCCAAAAAGACGGGCCTGGGCAAGCTGGACACCGGCGAACAGATGGACGCCAGCGCCGAGTTCGAGGTGCTCTACATCAAGATCACCCTGGATGACGACGAGGTGCTGGAGATCGACAAGTTCAATTATATCTGCAAGATCGGCGACACGGATTATCTGGAGAGCGTCCGCGCCGACCTGGGCAAGTAG
- a CDS encoding phage tail sheath family protein: MSAYRHGVYVSQLPTSIIPPRRVDCAIPVVVGAAPAHMIEEGQTGPVNQPVLAHSHAEAVTALGYSDDWAAYGLCEFVYSQFVLHAAGPVILINVFDPARHKTAVTAEAVSFSGGRATLAHAGLVAAPVVKSADGQTTHAAGADYHVDPIAGVIRLSEGSAIAAGATVAVDYVYGDPSKLTADDVIGGIDAATGAASGLELVDQIFPRFGLLPGLIVAPGWSRHPLVAAVMAAKAANVNGHFRAMAVVDVDSGPDGAAKYADVAAWKAQNNYADSNMIVCWPKVALAGKEFWLSTQVAGRIAATDADNGGVPFESPSNKALEINGAVAAGQAVWLGPAEANYLNSQGVVTALNWNGSWRLWGNRTGCYPANTDVKDAFIGVQRMFCWLGNEFVLTFWQKVDRPITRRLVETIVDSYNIRLNGLAAREAILGGRVEFLRAENPASELMDGAITFHLYVTPPSPAREINGLIEYDPGYLAVLFGN; the protein is encoded by the coding sequence ATGAGCGCCTATCGTCACGGCGTCTACGTCAGCCAACTGCCCACCTCGATCATCCCGCCGCGCCGGGTCGATTGCGCCATCCCGGTGGTGGTGGGCGCGGCCCCGGCGCACATGATCGAAGAAGGCCAGACCGGCCCGGTCAACCAGCCGGTGCTGGCCCATTCCCACGCCGAGGCCGTAACGGCCCTGGGCTACAGCGACGACTGGGCGGCCTATGGCCTGTGCGAGTTCGTCTACAGCCAGTTCGTGCTCCACGCCGCCGGGCCGGTGATCTTGATCAACGTCTTTGACCCGGCCCGGCACAAGACGGCGGTGACGGCCGAGGCGGTGAGCTTCAGCGGCGGCCGGGCCACGCTGGCCCATGCCGGGCTGGTGGCCGCGCCGGTGGTCAAGAGCGCCGACGGCCAGACCACCCACGCGGCCGGGGCCGACTACCACGTGGACCCGATAGCGGGCGTGATCCGCTTGAGCGAGGGCTCGGCCATCGCCGCCGGGGCCACGGTGGCGGTGGACTATGTGTACGGCGACCCAAGCAAGCTCACCGCCGACGACGTCATCGGCGGCATCGACGCGGCCACGGGCGCGGCCTCGGGCCTGGAGTTGGTGGACCAGATTTTTCCGCGCTTTGGCCTGTTGCCCGGGCTGATCGTGGCCCCCGGCTGGAGCCGACACCCGCTGGTGGCGGCGGTGATGGCGGCCAAGGCGGCCAACGTCAACGGCCATTTCCGGGCCATGGCCGTGGTGGACGTGGACTCCGGCCCCGACGGCGCGGCCAAGTACGCCGACGTGGCGGCCTGGAAGGCCCAGAACAACTACGCCGACAGCAACATGATCGTCTGCTGGCCCAAGGTGGCCCTGGCGGGCAAGGAGTTCTGGCTGAGCACCCAGGTGGCCGGGCGGATCGCCGCCACCGACGCCGACAACGGCGGCGTGCCCTTCGAGAGCCCCAGCAACAAGGCCCTGGAGATCAACGGGGCGGTGGCCGCCGGCCAGGCGGTGTGGCTGGGGCCGGCGGAGGCCAATTATTTGAACAGCCAGGGCGTGGTCACGGCGCTGAACTGGAACGGCTCCTGGCGTTTGTGGGGCAACCGCACGGGCTGCTACCCGGCCAACACCGACGTGAAAGACGCCTTCATCGGCGTACAGCGGATGTTTTGCTGGCTGGGCAACGAGTTCGTGCTGACCTTCTGGCAAAAGGTGGACCGGCCGATCACCCGGCGGCTGGTGGAGACCATCGTCGATTCCTACAACATCCGCTTGAACGGCCTGGCCGCCCGCGAGGCCATCCTGGGCGGGCGGGTGGAGTTTTTGCGGGCCGAAAACCCGGCCAGCGAGCTGATGGACGGGGCGATCACCTTTCATCTGTATGTCACCCCGCCCAGCCCGGCGCGGGAGATCAACGGCCTGATCGAATACGACCCCGGCTATCTGGCCGTGTTGTTCGGCAACTAA
- a CDS encoding phage virion morphogenesis protein, which yields MAGARIELQSAALERALLALRAALKDVAPLLAEVGQIVVGQALDSFEDEAGPDGAPWEPSQRAVLHGGQTLADSGLLRASLQDEVELMPDAVIVGSSRVYAAIHQFGGRAGRGHAVTLPARPFLPDEKTVAMAEIEAAITRHFAKAGL from the coding sequence ATGGCCGGGGCGCGCATCGAGTTGCAAAGCGCGGCGTTGGAGCGGGCGCTTCTGGCCCTGCGGGCGGCGCTAAAGGACGTCGCGCCGCTGTTGGCCGAGGTGGGCCAGATCGTCGTGGGCCAGGCCCTGGATAGCTTCGAGGACGAGGCCGGCCCGGACGGCGCGCCGTGGGAGCCCAGCCAACGGGCCGTCTTGCACGGCGGCCAGACCCTGGCCGACTCGGGGCTGTTGCGCGCCAGTCTCCAGGATGAGGTGGAGCTCATGCCCGATGCGGTGATCGTGGGCTCCAGCCGGGTCTACGCGGCGATCCACCAGTTTGGCGGCCGGGCCGGGCGCGGCCACGCCGTGACCCTGCCGGCGCGGCCGTTTTTGCCCGACGAAAAGACCGTGGCGATGGCCGAGATCGAGGCGGCCATTACCCGGCATTTCGCGAAGGCCGGGCTGTGA